In Hymenobacter sublimis, a single genomic region encodes these proteins:
- a CDS encoding MotA/TolQ/ExbB proton channel family protein translates to MTHLLSLLLQLQVGSDAAPAASPAAADSAATAANAAANAAPGLSLIDLILAGGWIMVPLFLLFFVSVYIILERYLTIRKAGAVPESFMPGIRGLMVKGDLQGAKMLCAQNPTPLARMIEKGIRRIGLPLKEIETSVENVGKIEIARLEKNINVLGIVAGIAPMLGFVGTIIGVIKIFYAISSTGDFGIAQISGGLYTKMVTSAAGLIVGIIAHIGYHWLSIMVERMVFRMENSAIEFMDILQDN, encoded by the coding sequence ATGACGCACCTGCTCTCCCTGCTGCTGCAACTCCAGGTTGGCAGCGACGCGGCTCCCGCCGCTTCGCCCGCCGCGGCCGACTCGGCTGCTACCGCAGCCAACGCGGCGGCCAATGCCGCGCCCGGCCTCTCGCTCATCGACCTGATTCTGGCCGGGGGCTGGATTATGGTGCCGCTGTTTCTGCTGTTTTTCGTCTCCGTGTACATTATTCTGGAGCGTTACCTGACCATTCGGAAGGCCGGGGCCGTGCCGGAATCGTTTATGCCCGGCATTCGGGGGCTGATGGTAAAGGGAGATTTGCAGGGCGCCAAAATGCTGTGCGCCCAGAATCCCACGCCCCTGGCTCGCATGATTGAGAAGGGCATCCGCCGCATCGGCCTACCCCTCAAGGAGATTGAAACCAGCGTGGAAAACGTGGGTAAAATCGAAATTGCCCGCCTCGAGAAGAACATCAACGTACTGGGGATTGTGGCCGGTATTGCGCCCATGCTCGGTTTCGTGGGTACCATCATCGGCGTAATCAAAATCTTCTACGCCATCAGCTCCACCGGCGACTTCGGCATTGCCCAAATTTCGGGCGGTCTGTATACCAAAATGGTGACCTCGGCGGCCGGCCTGATCGTGGGTATCATCGCCCACATCGGCTACCACTGGCTCAGCATTATGGTGGAGCGCATGGTCTTCCGCATGGAGAACTCGGCCATCGAGTTCATGGATATTCTTCAGGACAACTAA
- a CDS encoding ExbD/TolR family protein translates to MDLSRRRKVSSHVETSSMNDIMFFLMLFFLIVSTMVNPNVIKLMLPNARSGKQAMKQPITVSVDAAGAYFIDRQNITPDQLEPELARRVQGLESPTAVLRVDASLNVQKLVDILEIGNRLKIKMVMATQAQQASGK, encoded by the coding sequence ATGGATCTCAGCCGGCGCCGCAAGGTTTCCTCCCACGTCGAGACCAGCTCGATGAACGATATCATGTTCTTCTTGATGCTGTTCTTCCTGATTGTGTCGACGATGGTGAACCCCAACGTTATCAAACTCATGCTGCCCAACGCCCGCTCGGGCAAGCAGGCCATGAAGCAGCCCATCACGGTTTCCGTAGATGCAGCTGGTGCCTACTTTATTGACCGCCAGAACATTACTCCCGATCAGCTGGAGCCCGAACTGGCCCGCCGCGTACAGGGCCTGGAAAGCCCCACGGCTGTACTGCGCGTGGATGCTTCGCTGAACGTGCAGAAGCTGGTGGATATTCTGGAAATAGGCAACCGCCTCAAGATTAAGATGGTAATGGCTACTCAGGCCCAGCAAGCCTCGGGTAAGTAA
- a CDS encoding tetratricopeptide repeat protein, protein MKLFPRLALAASLSAAAPLAAQAQQTQVFTADERHYQEGLELFDRGKYGAAQQAFQRYLDLTQRRTGELAPGRTTDAEYYYAVSGLYLFHPDSESRILAFATNNPAHPKAAQAYFELGKFYFDKKDYVKAIDYLQKVGPDNLSDDQRAEAEFKLGYSYFAQKEFDKAKLQFDRNKAGASEYRYASSYYAGYLAYRAGDYAGARKDLAVAEQNDAYKPVVPAVMSQIYYKEGDYEGLITYGTQALQQTPPPQSADEIQLLVGDAYYQKEDFKQAAEYFDKYAAGRKSIDPKVQYKIGYANFKQGDFKGAIGSLKGVAARRDSLGQNAAYHLGLSYLKTSQKPLALNSFDAARKVTFDKVITENATLKYAQVNYELGNTQEVIAALRDFPKRFPRSKNQAAADDILSESFLNSSDYAQALNYLDNLDERSTKLNATYQRVAYLQAATLYNNNRYQDALPVLDKSLKYPQDDALRAAAQVLKGEIYSYGQQYQPAITAYTAAARTARTGSASETDFDQKARYGLGYAYYNTKQYDRARQQFQAWLQDGSAKPADPNYYDVTLRLGDTYYVAKQYQQALDQYNKVIQANAADKDYAYYQKSVTLGLMGRREEASSTLSTLLKTSPTSRYADDAVYQQAQLDFEAGSFQPAVEGFSRLITNRPNSPLIPQALQKRGVAYQNLEQHAKAAEDFKRVLSQYPRTKAAGSAIYSLQESLSAQGKTEEFDQYLAQFKQQNPDSKATESVEFEAAKSLYLAEKYAQAIPRLETYLQQYPSTTLSADGRYFLADSYLRTGRKTDALPRLKAVVEEGKSEFVNRAVGRVADLEFENKNYPEAARYYSRLREVSQNKREVANAGIGLMKSYYETGDLEGTRRVAQELQAQGGASLNATNLALLYLGKASYKAGSLEQAIGELTTAANTAKDESGAEAQYLIASALYQQKKYPEALDAAYKSNSDFANYDLWLGRAFLLIADVYKEQNEIFQARATLNSIIDNKFPVAEIVEGAKQRLAALPADPAATPAPSAPKTPPAKTTPKATTPTTKPATGKTTSKPATGKTPVRSSLVPSDVQPTDSTTNSTASPQEE, encoded by the coding sequence ATGAAACTATTCCCCCGCCTGGCGCTGGCCGCCTCCCTTTCCGCTGCCGCCCCCCTGGCCGCGCAGGCCCAGCAAACGCAGGTGTTCACCGCCGACGAACGCCACTACCAGGAAGGCCTCGAACTCTTCGACCGCGGCAAGTACGGCGCGGCCCAGCAAGCCTTCCAGCGCTACCTCGACCTCACCCAGCGCCGCACCGGCGAGCTGGCCCCCGGCCGCACCACCGATGCCGAGTACTACTACGCCGTGTCGGGCCTGTACCTGTTCCACCCCGATTCGGAGTCGCGCATTCTGGCGTTTGCCACCAACAACCCGGCCCACCCCAAGGCTGCGCAGGCCTACTTCGAGCTGGGCAAGTTCTACTTCGATAAGAAGGACTATGTGAAGGCCATTGACTACCTGCAGAAGGTAGGGCCCGATAACCTTTCCGATGATCAGCGAGCCGAAGCCGAGTTCAAGCTAGGCTACAGCTATTTTGCTCAGAAGGAATTCGACAAGGCCAAGCTGCAGTTCGACCGTAACAAGGCCGGGGCCAGCGAGTACCGCTACGCCAGCTCCTACTACGCCGGCTACCTGGCCTACCGCGCCGGCGACTACGCCGGGGCCCGCAAGGACCTGGCCGTGGCCGAGCAGAACGACGCCTACAAGCCCGTGGTGCCGGCCGTGATGTCGCAGATTTACTATAAGGAAGGCGACTACGAGGGGCTGATTACCTACGGCACCCAGGCCCTGCAGCAAACCCCGCCACCCCAGAGCGCCGACGAAATTCAGCTGCTGGTAGGCGACGCCTACTACCAGAAGGAAGACTTCAAGCAGGCCGCCGAGTATTTCGATAAGTACGCTGCCGGCCGCAAGAGCATCGACCCCAAGGTGCAGTACAAGATTGGGTACGCCAACTTCAAGCAAGGCGACTTCAAAGGCGCTATCGGCAGCCTGAAGGGGGTAGCAGCCCGCCGCGACTCCCTGGGCCAGAATGCGGCCTACCACCTGGGCCTGAGCTACCTGAAAACCAGTCAGAAGCCGCTGGCCCTGAACTCCTTCGATGCGGCCCGTAAGGTGACGTTCGACAAGGTCATTACCGAAAACGCGACCCTGAAATACGCCCAGGTAAACTACGAGCTGGGCAACACCCAGGAAGTTATTGCCGCCCTGCGCGACTTCCCGAAGCGTTTCCCCCGCTCCAAAAACCAGGCGGCCGCTGATGACATTCTGAGCGAGAGTTTCCTGAACTCCTCCGACTACGCCCAGGCCCTCAACTACCTCGATAACCTCGACGAGCGGAGCACCAAGCTCAACGCTACCTACCAGCGCGTGGCCTACCTGCAGGCGGCTACCCTCTACAACAACAACCGCTACCAGGACGCGCTGCCGGTGCTCGATAAGAGCCTGAAGTACCCCCAGGACGACGCCCTGCGCGCTGCCGCTCAGGTGCTGAAAGGTGAAATCTACAGCTACGGCCAGCAGTACCAGCCCGCCATTACGGCCTACACGGCCGCCGCGCGCACAGCCCGCACCGGCTCGGCCTCCGAAACCGACTTCGACCAGAAGGCCCGCTACGGCCTGGGCTACGCCTACTACAACACCAAGCAGTACGACCGGGCCCGCCAGCAGTTCCAGGCCTGGCTCCAGGACGGCAGCGCCAAACCCGCCGACCCGAACTACTACGACGTGACCCTGCGCCTCGGCGACACTTACTACGTAGCCAAGCAGTACCAGCAGGCCCTAGATCAGTACAACAAAGTCATTCAGGCCAACGCCGCCGACAAGGACTACGCCTACTACCAGAAGAGCGTGACGCTGGGGCTGATGGGCCGCCGCGAGGAAGCCAGCAGCACCCTGAGTACCCTGCTGAAAACCTCGCCCACCTCGCGCTACGCCGATGACGCGGTGTACCAGCAGGCCCAGCTCGACTTCGAGGCCGGTTCGTTCCAGCCCGCCGTGGAGGGTTTCTCCCGCCTGATTACCAACCGCCCCAACTCCCCGCTGATTCCGCAGGCCCTGCAGAAGCGCGGGGTGGCCTACCAGAACCTGGAGCAGCACGCTAAGGCCGCCGAGGACTTCAAGCGCGTACTCAGCCAGTACCCGCGCACGAAGGCAGCCGGCAGCGCCATTTACAGTTTGCAGGAAAGCCTCTCGGCCCAGGGCAAAACCGAGGAGTTCGACCAGTACCTGGCTCAGTTCAAGCAGCAAAACCCCGACAGCAAAGCCACTGAAAGCGTGGAGTTTGAGGCAGCCAAGTCCTTGTACCTGGCGGAGAAGTACGCCCAGGCCATTCCGCGCCTGGAAACCTACCTGCAGCAATACCCCAGCACCACACTCTCGGCCGATGGCCGCTACTTCCTGGCTGATTCCTACCTGCGCACGGGTCGCAAAACCGACGCGCTGCCCCGCCTGAAAGCGGTGGTGGAGGAAGGCAAAAGTGAGTTCGTGAACCGGGCCGTGGGCCGGGTGGCTGATCTGGAGTTTGAAAACAAGAACTATCCCGAGGCGGCCCGCTACTACAGTCGTCTGCGCGAAGTATCCCAGAACAAGCGGGAGGTAGCCAACGCCGGCATCGGGCTGATGAAGAGCTACTACGAAACCGGCGACCTGGAAGGCACCCGCCGGGTAGCCCAGGAACTGCAGGCCCAGGGCGGCGCCTCGCTCAATGCCACCAACCTAGCCCTGCTCTACCTAGGCAAAGCCAGCTACAAAGCCGGCAGCCTGGAGCAGGCCATCGGGGAGCTAACTACCGCGGCCAACACGGCTAAGGATGAAAGCGGGGCCGAAGCCCAGTACTTGATTGCCAGCGCCCTCTACCAGCAGAAGAAGTACCCTGAAGCCCTGGACGCGGCCTACAAGAGCAACTCCGACTTCGCCAACTACGACCTGTGGCTGGGCCGGGCCTTCCTGCTGATTGCCGACGTGTACAAGGAGCAGAACGAAATCTTCCAGGCCCGCGCCACGCTCAACTCTATCATCGACAACAAATTCCCGGTAGCGGAAATCGTGGAGGGCGCCAAGCAGCGCCTGGCCGCCCTGCCTGCCGACCCGGCCGCCACGCCGGCCCCGAGCGCCCCCAAAACGCCGCCGGCCAAAACCACGCCCAAAGCCACCACCCCGACCACCAAACCGGCTACCGGCAAAACCACCAGCAAGCCCGCCACCGGCAAGACCCCGGTGCGCAGCTCCCTGGTGCCGAGCGACGTGCAACCCACCGATTCAACGACCAACTCCACGGCTTCCCCCCAAGAGGAATAG
- a CDS encoding HU domain-containing protein, with protein MLSDHIRTLLRDHDCVIIPDFGGLIADYAPAQIHPVRHTLAPPAKRVAFNQSLTRNDGLLVDALSRTLNVSTAQARQLVREAVVRMEQELENGLRTELGGVGIFRRAPGRGLEFEYTGGQNLLSASFGLPELVSRPVRATDALLARERPAPAPLLASARSGRAVRVLRTLGMVSIAGLVLSANYIFADMFGYLPDNLRLTALSGNAAEASAVNPAPQSTQRQQAALADPSSELAATPTPRLNAPVSAATEDEWNNAASAPSTAKAVVVKPAAKPVVVAKPVVHATVPAAAPKPAAPVAATPVQTVKGKAAKPAKAKAPGWEKAAATNATAGASSATIKSRTGRYYIVAGSYTSLANAEKGRQALVRLGHPARVILPAPGSRQFMLSVADYPDRASADRQASILRKRMGDLWIKNY; from the coding sequence ATGCTTTCTGACCATATCCGCACCTTGCTCCGGGACCATGACTGCGTCATCATCCCCGATTTCGGCGGCCTGATTGCCGACTATGCGCCCGCCCAGATTCATCCGGTGCGGCATACGCTGGCCCCACCGGCCAAGCGGGTGGCCTTCAACCAGTCCCTGACCCGCAACGACGGCTTGCTGGTTGATGCCCTGAGCCGGACGTTGAACGTGAGTACGGCCCAGGCCCGCCAACTGGTACGCGAAGCCGTGGTACGCATGGAGCAAGAGCTGGAAAATGGCCTGCGCACGGAGCTAGGCGGAGTAGGAATATTCCGGCGAGCCCCGGGCCGCGGCCTGGAATTTGAATACACGGGCGGGCAGAACCTGCTCAGCGCCAGTTTTGGCCTACCCGAGCTGGTTTCGCGCCCCGTGCGCGCGACGGATGCCTTGCTGGCCCGCGAGCGGCCCGCGCCGGCCCCGCTGCTAGCCTCGGCCCGGTCGGGGCGGGCGGTCCGGGTGCTGCGCACCCTAGGCATGGTGAGTATTGCCGGGCTGGTGCTGTCGGCCAACTATATCTTCGCCGATATGTTCGGCTACCTGCCTGACAACCTACGCCTTACGGCCTTATCGGGTAACGCTGCGGAGGCCTCGGCGGTTAATCCGGCCCCGCAGTCCACGCAGCGGCAGCAGGCGGCCCTTGCCGATCCGTCTTCAGAACTGGCTGCTACCCCCACGCCGCGCCTGAATGCTCCGGTTTCTGCCGCCACCGAAGACGAGTGGAACAATGCCGCTAGCGCGCCCTCAACTGCCAAGGCGGTGGTGGTAAAGCCTGCTGCTAAACCCGTAGTGGTGGCCAAGCCGGTGGTCCACGCAACTGTGCCAGCCGCCGCGCCCAAGCCAGCGGCGCCGGTAGCTGCTACCCCCGTGCAAACGGTGAAAGGTAAAGCGGCCAAACCCGCCAAGGCCAAGGCGCCGGGTTGGGAAAAAGCAGCCGCTACCAATGCAACCGCCGGAGCCTCTTCCGCGACAATTAAAAGCCGCACGGGCCGTTACTACATCGTGGCGGGCTCCTACACCAGCTTGGCCAACGCCGAGAAAGGTCGCCAGGCGCTGGTGCGCCTAGGCCACCCGGCCCGCGTAATTCTGCCCGCGCCCGGCAGCCGCCAGTTCATGCTATCCGTGGCCGACTACCCCGACCGGGCTTCGGCCGACCGCCAGGCTAGCATCCTGCGCAAGCGCATGGGCGACCTGTGGATTAAAAACTACTAA
- a CDS encoding alpha/beta fold hydrolase, with the protein MHLFTSLLCLLSLVTTPHLLAQTLLQGTVLDAQTQAPVPFASVGVAGKPLGTVADTQGRFQFTTPGAQPEPVLISCVGYQTATVSAATLQAAGQVVLLRSSGVRLAAVTVRPGMVKTKTFGRTSSSTLMGAAMYTEADLVSDALAKEQGTIIGIDQDCRLRDFNLHVAFNRFKSVKFRLNLYSVKAGLPDQPLLRQDVRFDVTQPRGWVRVDLAPYQVQLQGQREVAVTIQWLQSEAQEGSSKAFGVSAVPAPGHSILTRSKSQAAWQQTKPGYLSFYLTADSYSAGKATPATLVPDYELPDSLRYLRYLSADAMPGLTNPQRYGENTQVGRYVAVEGGRLYYERYGKGTPLLLLHGNGQSIAAFQRQIGELARHFEVIAVDTRAQGRSLDHTTAAFTYDLFAEDVRQLLDSLNLRQVDILGWSDGGNTALKLALRYPAYVRRLAIMGANLFPTPEAIEPDFLAFLRKQHQQEQLAEAPNPNRARLLRLLLQEPQMTFAELRRVTAPTLVMAGQHDVILEAHTRALAKSLPKSEVVILPNTTHYAPQEAPEAFNKAVLRFLQQR; encoded by the coding sequence ATGCATCTGTTTACGAGTCTACTCTGCCTGCTGAGTTTAGTTACTACCCCCCATCTACTTGCCCAAACCTTGCTGCAAGGCACCGTGCTTGATGCGCAGACCCAGGCCCCGGTGCCGTTTGCCTCGGTAGGCGTAGCAGGCAAACCCCTAGGGACGGTGGCCGATACGCAGGGACGTTTTCAGTTTACTACTCCCGGCGCCCAGCCCGAACCCGTGCTGATTTCCTGCGTGGGCTACCAGACGGCCACTGTTTCCGCGGCTACGCTGCAGGCCGCTGGGCAGGTAGTACTGCTGCGTTCTAGCGGCGTCAGGCTGGCGGCCGTGACGGTGCGGCCGGGCATGGTCAAAACCAAAACCTTTGGCCGCACCAGTAGCTCCACGCTCATGGGGGCGGCCATGTACACCGAGGCCGATTTGGTGAGCGACGCGCTGGCCAAAGAACAGGGCACCATCATTGGCATTGACCAGGATTGCCGCCTGCGTGACTTTAACCTGCACGTGGCCTTCAATCGGTTCAAATCCGTGAAGTTCCGGTTGAACCTGTACAGCGTGAAAGCCGGCCTACCCGACCAGCCCCTGCTGCGGCAGGATGTGCGCTTCGACGTGACCCAGCCCCGCGGCTGGGTGCGGGTAGATCTGGCGCCCTACCAAGTGCAGCTGCAGGGCCAGCGGGAGGTAGCCGTTACCATCCAGTGGCTGCAGAGCGAGGCCCAGGAAGGCAGCTCGAAGGCTTTTGGCGTCTCGGCTGTGCCGGCGCCGGGCCACAGCATCCTCACCCGCAGCAAAAGCCAGGCGGCCTGGCAACAGACCAAGCCTGGCTACCTCAGCTTCTACCTCACCGCCGACTCCTACAGCGCCGGGAAAGCCACCCCTGCTACCCTAGTCCCCGACTATGAACTACCTGACAGCCTGCGGTATCTGCGCTACCTCTCAGCCGATGCCATGCCAGGCCTGACCAACCCGCAACGCTACGGCGAGAATACGCAGGTAGGCCGCTACGTAGCCGTAGAAGGCGGAAGGCTGTACTACGAGCGGTACGGGAAGGGCACTCCGCTCCTGCTGCTGCACGGCAACGGCCAATCCATTGCGGCGTTTCAGCGGCAGATTGGCGAGCTGGCCCGGCACTTCGAAGTTATTGCAGTAGACACCCGCGCCCAAGGCCGCAGCCTGGACCACACCACGGCCGCCTTCACCTACGACTTGTTTGCCGAGGATGTGCGGCAGTTGCTTGACTCGCTCAATCTGCGCCAAGTAGACATTCTGGGCTGGAGTGACGGGGGCAACACCGCCCTGAAATTAGCGCTCCGCTACCCTGCCTACGTGCGCCGCCTGGCCATCATGGGTGCCAACCTCTTCCCCACGCCCGAGGCCATAGAGCCCGATTTTCTGGCTTTTCTCAGGAAGCAGCACCAGCAGGAGCAACTTGCTGAGGCTCCTAACCCCAATCGGGCACGGCTGCTACGCTTGCTGCTGCAAGAGCCGCAGATGACCTTTGCCGAGCTCCGAAGGGTAACTGCACCTACGCTAGTTATGGCTGGTCAGCACGATGTGATTCTGGAAGCCCACACCCGGGCCCTGGCGAAGTCGTTGCCTAAAAGCGAAGTGGTTATCCTTCCCAACACCACCCACTACGCCCCTCAGGAGGCCCCGGAGGCGTTTAATAAAGCTGTGCTGCGGTTCTTGCAGCAACGCTAG
- a CDS encoding DEAD/DEAH box helicase, whose protein sequence is MPNMPEPSYAHQFTFPGGSIPDLTSAIIEQHGSADTLPESRALNTVTPEDLTVNYGRFGLGGVGTEVVVTQNQNLTVCCTCAAPAGRLCAHEALVLLALVQRREIRIFFDAPLRQSRLRTVARDYGLDQQPNLDEYFQLTYAEGQTSITPRQADLLPLTAATKQELLHQLLPAKRQLPPAEPASMRAVLLTRHRYYGHLTLQLIEAETTAAGKLRNPLTALNPLDGIWSVSDPEVLKFYTGLARFQHNYEEERSAQALEALRAVVKNPLGLPVFAHQAAQGERPTAQSVAPVRVHTARLELRLLVTEQGEFYRVSGQLSVLDQLLDLKDVAMRYDYFVAVHEELYLLDDLDVWRVVEFFKKRSNTLLLHQSKFAEFQQDVLAGLEDKLHIHYTYVRPATRQQLALGGYEQEPKPLLYLSEAGPHVEVLPVMRYGEREVSVLSRKQLQDMDALGQTFAVERDTAAELRVLKALMRHYPHFEEQLQLDALYVPKKQFLDEDWFLEAFEDWRTQGITILGFNQLKGNLLNPHKAQITVQVSRETNWFDTELRVRFGKQQATLPQLHQAVRNQRRYVTLDDGTRGILPQEWLDKFTRYFAAAEVVEEQLRTPAVNFAAVEELYQPEELTPEARAQLADYRAALADFGGIQTAPVPAGLQATLRDYQRQGLNWLNFLDTFHFGGCLADDMGLGKTVQVLAFLLLQREKGERAANLVVVPTSLVFNWQAEVTKFAPSLRVHTLHGASRAKEVAGFDGYDIVLTTYGTLVADVRALQEYAFNYVILDEAQAIKNPDSQRYKAARRLQARNRLVLTGTPLENNTYDIYGLLSFACPGLLGSRAHFKAHFATRIDKFKDESQARALQQKIRPFVLRRTKAQVAPELPDKTEMVLYCDMGPEQRRVYEACKEDYRNLLLGRREDVQGKDHMHLLQGLTRLRQICNSPALLPDGPGFGAASAKLEVLLEELQNHAPQHKILIFSQFVGMLDLIRPMLEAHDIPYQQLTGQTRHRAAVVREFQQNEQVRVFLISLKAGGTGLNLTEADYVYLVDPWWNPAVENQAIDRAYRIGQTKKVVAVRLICPRTVEEKIMQLQQTKRELAQDLIRTDAALLKTLSRQELLELFS, encoded by the coding sequence ATGCCCAACATGCCGGAGCCTTCCTACGCCCATCAGTTCACGTTCCCCGGGGGCAGCATTCCTGACCTAACCAGCGCCATCATTGAGCAACACGGCAGCGCCGATACGTTGCCCGAGAGCCGGGCGCTGAATACAGTGACGCCCGAGGACCTGACCGTAAACTACGGGAGGTTTGGCCTAGGCGGGGTAGGGACGGAGGTCGTGGTAACCCAAAACCAAAACTTGACAGTGTGCTGCACCTGCGCGGCCCCGGCCGGGCGGTTGTGCGCGCACGAGGCCCTGGTGCTGCTGGCCCTGGTGCAGCGCCGGGAGATACGAATATTTTTTGATGCCCCGCTGCGCCAAAGCCGGCTGCGCACCGTGGCCCGGGACTACGGGCTAGACCAGCAACCCAACCTAGACGAGTACTTCCAGTTAACCTACGCCGAGGGTCAGACCAGCATTACGCCCCGGCAGGCCGATTTGCTACCTCTTACGGCCGCCACCAAGCAGGAGCTGCTGCACCAGCTCCTGCCCGCCAAGCGGCAACTACCTCCGGCGGAGCCCGCCAGTATGCGGGCCGTGCTGCTAACCCGGCACCGCTACTACGGCCACCTGACGCTCCAGCTCATCGAAGCCGAAACCACCGCCGCCGGCAAGCTCCGCAACCCCCTGACGGCACTGAACCCGCTGGATGGCATCTGGAGCGTGTCGGACCCCGAGGTGCTCAAGTTTTACACCGGTCTGGCGCGCTTTCAGCACAACTACGAGGAGGAGCGCTCCGCCCAGGCTCTGGAGGCGTTGCGGGCGGTAGTGAAAAATCCGCTGGGGTTGCCCGTGTTTGCCCACCAGGCCGCCCAGGGCGAGAGGCCCACGGCTCAATCGGTGGCGCCGGTGCGGGTGCACACGGCCCGGCTGGAGCTGCGCCTGCTGGTAACGGAACAGGGCGAGTTCTACCGGGTGTCGGGCCAGCTTTCGGTGCTCGATCAGCTGCTGGATTTAAAGGACGTGGCCATGCGCTACGACTACTTTGTGGCGGTGCACGAGGAATTATACCTGCTCGATGACCTGGACGTGTGGCGGGTGGTGGAGTTCTTTAAGAAGCGCAGCAATACGCTGCTGCTGCACCAAAGCAAGTTTGCGGAGTTTCAGCAGGATGTGCTGGCCGGCCTCGAAGACAAGCTGCACATTCACTACACCTACGTGCGGCCCGCCACGCGCCAGCAGCTGGCCCTGGGCGGCTACGAGCAGGAGCCCAAGCCGCTGCTCTACCTTTCCGAAGCCGGCCCGCACGTGGAAGTGCTGCCCGTGATGCGCTACGGCGAGCGGGAGGTGTCGGTGCTCTCACGCAAGCAGCTGCAGGACATGGATGCGCTAGGCCAGACCTTCGCCGTGGAGCGCGACACCGCGGCGGAACTTCGGGTGCTGAAGGCCCTGATGCGGCACTACCCTCACTTCGAGGAGCAACTCCAGCTCGACGCCCTGTACGTGCCAAAAAAGCAGTTTCTAGACGAGGACTGGTTTCTGGAGGCCTTCGAGGACTGGCGCACCCAGGGCATTACCATTCTGGGCTTCAACCAGCTCAAGGGCAACCTTCTCAACCCGCACAAGGCCCAGATTACGGTGCAGGTGAGTCGGGAAACCAACTGGTTTGATACCGAGCTGCGCGTGCGCTTTGGCAAGCAGCAGGCTACCCTGCCCCAGCTCCACCAGGCCGTGCGCAACCAGCGCCGCTACGTTACCCTCGACGACGGTACCCGCGGCATTCTACCCCAAGAATGGCTCGATAAGTTCACGCGCTACTTTGCCGCCGCGGAGGTAGTAGAAGAGCAGCTCCGCACGCCGGCCGTCAACTTTGCGGCGGTGGAAGAGCTGTATCAGCCCGAGGAACTCACTCCCGAGGCCCGCGCCCAGCTGGCCGACTACCGAGCGGCCCTGGCTGATTTCGGCGGCATTCAGACCGCGCCCGTGCCGGCCGGGCTGCAGGCTACCCTGCGCGACTACCAGCGCCAGGGTCTGAACTGGCTGAATTTCCTGGATACCTTCCACTTCGGGGGCTGTCTGGCCGATGACATGGGCCTGGGCAAAACAGTGCAGGTGCTGGCTTTCCTGCTGCTCCAGCGCGAGAAAGGGGAGCGGGCCGCCAACTTGGTGGTAGTGCCCACCTCCCTGGTATTCAACTGGCAGGCCGAGGTAACCAAATTCGCGCCCTCCCTGCGCGTACATACCCTGCACGGAGCCAGCCGCGCCAAGGAGGTAGCGGGGTTTGACGGCTACGATATTGTGCTGACCACGTACGGCACGCTGGTAGCCGACGTGCGCGCCCTGCAGGAATATGCCTTTAACTACGTGATTCTGGACGAGGCACAAGCCATTAAAAACCCCGATTCCCAGCGCTACAAGGCAGCGCGCCGGCTGCAGGCCCGCAACCGACTGGTGCTCACGGGCACGCCCCTGGAAAACAATACCTACGACATCTACGGGCTACTCTCCTTTGCTTGTCCGGGCTTATTGGGCAGTCGGGCCCACTTCAAAGCCCATTTTGCTACCCGCATCGACAAGTTCAAGGACGAGAGCCAGGCCCGGGCGCTCCAGCAGAAAATCCGGCCCTTCGTGCTGCGGCGCACCAAGGCCCAGGTAGCCCCCGAGCTGCCCGACAAAACCGAAATGGTGCTCTACTGCGACATGGGCCCCGAACAGCGCCGGGTGTACGAGGCCTGCAAGGAAGACTACCGCAACCTGCTGCTGGGCCGCCGCGAGGATGTGCAGGGCAAGGACCACATGCACCTACTCCAGGGCCTCACCCGCCTGCGCCAAATCTGCAACTCGCCGGCTCTGCTCCCCGACGGGCCCGGTTTTGGCGCGGCCTCGGCCAAGCTGGAGGTGCTGCTGGAGGAACTGCAGAACCACGCGCCCCAGCACAAAATCCTCATTTTCTCCCAGTTCGTGGGCATGCTCGACCTGATTCGGCCCATGCTGGAAGCCCACGACATTCCCTACCAGCAGCTCACCGGCCAAACCCGCCACCGGGCGGCGGTGGTGCGGGAGTTCCAGCAGAACGAGCAGGTGCGCGTGTTTCTCATCAGCCTGAAAGCGGGCGGCACCGGCCTCAACCTCACCGAGGCCGACTACGTGTACCTGGTGGACCCCTGGTGGAACCCTGCCGTGGAAAACCAGGCTATCGACCGCGCCTACCGCATCGGACAAACCAAGAAGGTAGTAGCCGTGCGCCTCATCTGCCCGCGCACCGTGGAAGAAAAAATCATGCAGCTCCAACAAACCAAGCGCGAGCTGGCCCAGGACCTGATCCGCACCGATGCCGCCCTGCTGAAAACCCTCTCCAGGCAGGAGTTACTGGAGTTGTTTAGCTAA